TCTACGTTTTCATTGTAatactatttcaatatttcagtgtCCACTATTTCACTCTGTTAATATTCCATTATATAACTAtactattatttcatttttctttcattctGCTATTTCACCACTTTACTATATCACTGTCCTACTACTACAGATCTCCTCTCTATTATTTTGTCATTATTCACAACTTCATTATAGAACCATTTcactatttaattatattttattattattttatgactTCCATCAATTCTAACCTTACCTAATCTTCATATTTGATTATATATCACTTGAATTTAGATGTCAATAATTGTCTACTGATTACAAGTAATTTACAGTAATAGTACAGTTTAATTCTAAATACTGAAACAGTGAATATTTATAAGAAACCAGTTTGTGTGAATTTCTTTTTACACTCCTGCAGAGTGTTTACCTTCAGACGTGTCCTCGACTTCTAGCAGCAGAATGTTGCAACATCTGGAATGAAATTCCGCCTTTGCACGCAAGATAATATTTTGTTGTCTATCGGCTAGAAATAGAATATTGCCGATCCCTTTTCTCACGATCAGACCCTTTCAACCGAATTAATTGGATCATTGTCGGAGACATTCGAAACTTgctttaataaatatcgtatttatttgttatttgaatATAGAACATATTCTTTctgataaatatatttattagttattttaatGTAGAACATATTACTTctgataaatatatttattagttatttGAACGTATTATTTCTGATGAacatcatatttattatttatttcaatatagaATTGTTAACTTcttctttgaaaatattaatttcttgcaattggaaaaattaaggaatatggtgatataatttttaaacttgtacgATTAATTAGTACGAAAtgatttcattttatgattattCATAGGCTTGGTAATATCAAACATCATCGAGCTGGAGCCAGGTCTGCGACCAATGTTTCACGGAACTTTCGTTCTTTTGCATACCTCACTGCGTGATTCACAGTAGGCGAGTCCAGTTTGTATATCCTGTATCGCCTGTATCCTGTTGTGTCCATTGTTCGACGTCCTGTTAGTGGTCAACTGATAGGATATTTTTGGACCACTACAGTAACCTACAAAATTATTACGCGTTTAGTAATTCGTTCACTAATATTTCTTTCAtcaacaaatttctacatttctagattctgtaattgatttccaaattttgaaattttcttatttggaaattttccaatttttatgtttaggaattcttaaattctcaaattccaaacttccaaaattccaaaattccaaaattccaaaatttcaaaattccaaaattccaaaattccaaaattccaaaattccaaattcccaaaatccaaaaaacttcaaaatcccaaattccaaattccaaattccaaattctccaaattccaaatttctcaaattccaaattccccaaattccaaattctccaaattccaaattctccaaattccaaattccccaaattccaagttccccaaattccaaattctccaaattccaaattccccaaattccaagttccccaaattccaagttccccaaattccaaattcccctaattccaaattccccaaattctaaattcctcaaattccaaattctccagatcccaagtcctccaattccaaattccccaaattccaagtcctcaaattccaaattccctagatctcaaattccccaaattccaaatcccccaaataccaaatttcctgaattccaaattccccaaattccaaactcctgaaattccaaattccccagatcccaagtcctccaattccaaattccccagatcccaagtcctccaattccaaattccctagatctcaaatttcccaaattccaaatccttcaaataccaaattccctcaTTTCGAACCTCCCCagatcctaaattcctcaatttgctaattttctaaattcccaatttcacaatttcccaatttcccaaattcccaaattctcaaattccaaaattccaaaattcccaaattctcaagtttcaaaattccaaattcccaaaatcccaaaatctaaaattgaaatttgcaaatttctcatTCACAAACTCTGAAATTGtcatacataaaatttcaaatgttcccTACCCCCAATCCCGAATTTTTTAAACTCCCTATTAGACCCCATAACACCCTCTCCAATCATTCGCGTACAGTGTAAATTCATTCAGCATGGAAATTCAATGATAATCGAACAACGATTGAAATTCGCTCGCACAGCCTTAAACGTTGTTCACCGGTAGTAAATTTAGATCGGCTAGACGTTCCATCCGTACAATAACGGGGGGTCATTTCTATTCTCCCACGCGGACAGCATCGACGCTACGAGAGCACCGGGGTCTCTGTTTTATCGGAGGTGTGCTCCATTGTACGGCAGGGTGCCAATACAACGGAAATACGGTGAAAAGGGAAGAGTTTTCTGTCCTTTCGTTCGAGATTTATCGACGTTTCAGTGCCGCGGTGTTCGCTCTAATTAATGGCGGCCACCTTTTACGGTGTTAATCCTCGTTTCGTGTAATTCGGCCGGCGGCGCTCATTGTGCGCGCGCGCGCATGCAGAAAGTGAGAGGACATACGCTCCTCTCGTAATAGCTTGCCTGAGATCACTTTCACAACGGGAGCAAGGTCTTATATTTTTCACCTGGGTCTTTCGTCGGTTACTTTCGTAGTTAGAGGGTGGGAGATTCTTGCGAGAAATTCGAAGGGACATGTCCCTTGGCTAAACTCCCATGACTGTTGAAAGTTAACGACACGCGAACTGTTGAGAActgtttcacatttttaatatgTCAGGTTCTTTTCTTATGTTGTATGTTAGTCGTGTAGAGGGATGTTTGTATTGTGAATAAAAGGACGTGGTCTTTTAAAAGTTACACTGATCAAATATGAATAACATGGGGCACACAATTTTTGTTCTATAAATAGGAaggttttgaaagaattaaaaaaggtTTTTTGTTAGTTTGTAGCTTGATTTTATGATGTTCATAGAGGGTTGACTGTATTGTGATGAGTTTGAAAGAATCTTTAGACAAAAGTTTCTTGATTGcattgataaaatttataaggacaggtacataaataattaacaaattttaataattcatattaaaaataatttcagaaatattttatttgttcaagtTCTTGTATTGCTGCATTTCATGATGTTCATAGGGGGTTGACTGTATTGCAAGGAATTTGAAAGAATCTTTAGGTAAAAGTTACTTGATTACgttgataaaatttataaggataggtacataaataattaacaaattttaataattcatattaaaaataatttcggaaatattttatttgttcaagtTCTTGTATTGCTTCATTTCATGATGTTTATAGAAGGTTGACTGTATTGTGATGAATTTGAAAGAATCTTTAGACAAAAGTTTCTTGATTacattgataaaatttataaggacaggtacataaataattaacaaattttaataatgcatattgaaaataatttcagaaatattttatttgttcaagtTCTTGTATTGCTGCATTTCATGATGTTCGTAGGGGGTTGATTGTATTGTGATGAATTTGAAAGAATCTTTAGGTAAATGTTActtgattaaattaataaaatgtatatgaaCATTAGGAACAtaactacaaaattttaataatgcattttaaaaataattacagaaaggttttatttaatgaaattgttgTATTGCTTGATTTCATGATGTTCATAGGGGGTGTACTTATTGTGATGAATTTAAATGTGCAGTACTTTGATAAAATTTGCAAGATAAAATTGGTCAAAGTTAACAATATTAGGTGCaagaattgtaatattttattagtaaaCTGATTGtgagaaatattttcaagacAACGAGTTTGAAGTACCAGTCACCAGCGACCCCTATACTAAGAGTACAAAATAGAAATCTTCGTTACCATGCTTCGGATAACAACGTACGTGACGCCATCTTACGTATGAGTTCATAACATGTTAAGACTCCTAAAAAATGTATCAACCGAATAAAACTTGTcaaaaatagaatttattataGCAAAGCagaatatagaaatacagaGGACTTATTGATTGTACTATGTTAGTGATAAAATCATAATACAATGTTCTGAAAGAAATAGTACAATACTTTATtagttatgaaatatttaataagtcATACgatcattgttaataataaaatcatgatACAATATTCTGAAAGAAACAATACAATACTTTGTTAGTATTGGAATACTTAGTAAGTCATACAAGTATTGTTAGTAACAAAATCATGATACAATATTCTGAAAGAAACAATACAATACTTTGTTAGTATTGGAATACTTAGTAAGTCATACAAGTATTGTTAGTAACAAGatcataatataatacatcatTAACCATAACACAAATCAAAGgaacaataaaatacattttgttaGTAATAGTATGACTTACACTTAGTAGCACAGCATGACACTTGGTCAGACAATTCTGCAGTAAAAaggcaaaaataaaatattgtaataatataaaattgaggaAGAAACATTTTGATGCACAATTTCATGGTTGCATTGATGATGATGCTGGCGAAGCTGGTGATGCTGGCGAAGTCATTGATCCTGGTGAAGTCGACGCTCCTGGTGAAGCAGATGATGCTGGAGAAGTCGACGATTCTGCTGAAGTAGATGATGCTGCCGTAGTCGACGATGGCGTTGATGATGATGGTGAACTCCCCACTGATGGCGCAGTAGATGACGCAGTTGAAGTTGTTGATGACGACGTAGAAGTACTAGGTTCTGCTCCTTTCGTCGTACTTCCATGAGGCAAATATAATTCCGGACATTTTATGGCACAGGCAAGATTTGTCAAATATTGCGACGTTTCTGAAGAGCCACAAGTAGAATTGCAAAAGGACTTTCGTATCGGATCAAGAAGATCAAAGCCGAATCTTGGAGAACGTTCGTTGAATTCTTCTTTTGAAAGCTCCTGTTGAAATGAGAAATTTTTTGAATCACATTTTTCGAAGATACTTACTTAACAAAatgaggaaattttttaattttgaaaattatgaaaagttGGTGATAGAAATAgatagtaaatttttaatttgttagagGAAGTattcttataatttataaagtcttgttattataattatgtctactgttaggttaggttagatgtttaatagaaatattgtaCGTATCATGAATGAGAAATATTTTACTTGACAATAATTTAGTTCTACcattcattttaaattatatacagATTAACATAATggttaatataaataaacacaaattgttaatttatctATAAGAAAAGAACTTTCCCTTCAGCAATAAAATTGTCTCAAAACAAACTAAAAATCAGCAGTAAAATAGAAATcatatttcatgaaatataatatatccaaacaaaattttttcttcAGCAACAAAAAAgtctcaaaataaaataaatatcagcAGTAAAATAGAAatcatatttcaaaaaatataatatatccaaaaaaaattttttcttcAGCAACAAAATTGTCtcaaaataaactaaaaatcaGCAGTAAAATAGAAATCATATTTCATGAAGTACAACATatccaaaaattatatttacaaaagtaTACAATAAATTTCAGAAAGAAAAGCAAAGTTTCTTGAAGAAGATTTGAAAGCGATTATTAAGTGTGTTAAATTTAGAACAGTATTCGTGTGAGGAAGTTTTGAAAATGTCACGGAAACTATGGCAAGTCTAACCTGTGACCAAACAGATCCGATCAATATGAGCAAAGCAATCCATGCGGTAAAGCGCGACATAACGAACTCACTGTGAAGCTGATTAGTCGACGAGTGACACGAACAGCATTTTCTCGCAAAATTTCCCTTCCGACTTATATACAAACACTCCGGAGACCCTGAATCGTTAAAAATTCTTGCTTGACCTACTCCTGCTGTTCCTCATTTTCTATAACACCTCCTTGAAAATCATGGTTACCCCTACCATAACGTAACACATATTTCTTATCGGTATGCTTTGTTCCAGCAAAATTTTATGCAAAATCGACGATGACGATGACTGACTGATTAAATTGTATGATAAATTGTGTGTATGATGTATTGTAGGGAGTTTGATTATGTAATTGGAGTACTATGactaattaaattatgtaatatagCTGCATGTGATATAAGGTGACTTTTATATTGTAGTAGATTGTCAGTTCAATGTGTAGTATGGTGTAATTTTCAGGTATAATGTATTGTAATAGTGATGTAgtggcaaatttttaaatttctagatcatcaaatttatgaatttataaattctcaaatttttcggtATTCTAGTTCACAAGtttttaaatctgcaaatcaccaaattgtaaaatttctaaatttctaaatttccaaatccacaaattcctaaattcccaaatttccaaatttccaaattccaaaatttccaaattctcaaatttccaaattctcaaatttccaaatccccaaattcctaaattcccaaatttccaaatcccccaatttccaaatcctcaaatttccaaatcgtcagatttccaaatccttcaatttccaattctcaaatttccaaacccacaaatttccaaatccctaaatttccaaatcccctaatttccaaatctcccaatttccaaatcctcaaattttcaaattctcaaatttccaaatccacaaatttccaaatcgtcaaatttccaaatccttcaatttccaattctcaaatttccaaacccacaaatttccaaatccctaaatttccaaatctcccaatttccaaatcccccaatttccaaatcctcaaatttccaaatcgtcaaatttccaaatccttcaatttccaattctcaaatttccaaacccacaaatttccaaatccctaaatttccaaatcccctaatttccaaatctcccaatttccaaatcctcaaatttccaagttcccaaatttccaaatcttcaaatttccaaatcccccaatttccaaattctcaaatttccaaatcccccaatttccaaatcctcaaatttccaaatccctacattcctaaatttacaagttgccaaatcttcaaatttccaaatttcccaatttcccaatttccaaatcctcaaatttccaaatttcccaatttccaaatcctcaaatttccaaatcccccaatttccaaatcctcaaatttccaaatccctaaattcctaaatttacaagttgccaaatcttcaaatttccaaatcccctaatttccaaatcctcaaatttccaaatttccaaatccccgagtccctaaatttccaaagttacaaacccttaaatttccaaatccccaaatttccaaatcctcaaatttacaattttgttaactcttcatatccccaaatccctaaatccttaaaaataTTCCCagtataatctaacctaacctcaatacataacctaacctcagtatgtaacctaacctcaatacACAACCTAACCTCAACATACAACCCAACCTCAacaaaacataacctcaaaatacgACTCCCAGCCACTAAAACCCCCTACCAAAAATAAAACTTCACTTtctaaaaaagaattttaaagaaGCATTATCAGAAGCGTAATAACATtgaatgtattttaattaatgattaaAGCAAAGTCGTGTGGTTCATGGTGGGTTATTTTCTTGGTCTGGTGTAATTTGCATAAATTAAAACGTTCGTGCGTGACCGAAGAATGAAGAAAAGAATTGTGGAGTCGATAAATCGGTGTGTCGTGTGTCATTGTCGTACGACAGATCGAAATCCATTATATTTCTGTGTTCTCTGGTCACGTTGTGTTAATTATCATATCAAAAGCACGAACATTGTGTTATTTTTCATGCTACGCCTTAAATGTATGCAACCTGCTTTGCATCCGTGCGCTGCTGTGATAGTTAATTCTATAGTGTCTTGG
This Megachile rotundata isolate GNS110a chromosome 7, iyMegRotu1, whole genome shotgun sequence DNA region includes the following protein-coding sequences:
- the LOC105663423 gene encoding uncharacterized protein LOC105663423 isoform X2 codes for the protein MSRFTAWIALLILIGSVWSQELSKEEFNERSPRFGFDLLDPIRKSFCNSTCGSSETSQYLTNLACAIKCPELYLPHGSTTKGAEPSTSTSSSTTSTASSTAPSVGSSPSSSTPSSTTAASSTSAESSTSPASSASPGASTSPGSMTSPASPASPASSSMQP
- the LOC105663423 gene encoding uncharacterized protein LOC105663423 isoform X1, which translates into the protein MRRRALAPSSRSATLAPDAQEHCGTRVCHSTERRQSKGGWRGTLARGDEGRGEMMRFDRVGVEEGEKETDGWRIEKDKTITVILSVFPAAASKDRSRRCLVAGYSHIDELSKEEFNERSPRFGFDLLDPIRKSFCNSTCGSSETSQYLTNLACAIKCPELYLPHGSTTKGAEPSTSTSSSTTSTASSTAPSVGSSPSSSTPSSTTAASSTSAESSTSPASSASPGASTSPGSMTSPASPASPASSSMQP